A genomic region of Glycine max cultivar Williams 82 chromosome 15, Glycine_max_v4.0, whole genome shotgun sequence contains the following coding sequences:
- the LOC100802298 gene encoding F-box protein At5g46170 translates to MSSQRADLECRIFPEPEIDHFDRLPDSLLLLVFNKIGDVKALGRCCVVSRRFHSLVPQVENVVVRVDCVISDDDSSSSSAASDKSRGPFWNLLRLVFGGIVKPIQTLGQFLGPKRPSSSAAATATAATSPSSTSSLAVGSDEDSDGGVTHHSPTQVLKNFNEIRLLRIELPSGELGIEDGVLLKWRADFGSTLDNCVILGASSVFHPKDLTDPTTTNCNANDDNGSIPDSFYTNGGLKLRVVWTISSLIAASARHYLLQPIISEHATLDNLLLTDADGQGVLYMNREQLEELRVKPLSASSASKRTLVPALNMRLWYAPHLELPTGVVLKGATLVAIRPSEQSPNTAKKEASDLSWVSTAFEEPYRTAATMLVKRRTYCLEMNSF, encoded by the coding sequence ATGTCTTCCCAGCGCGCAGATCTAGAGTGCCGGATCTTCCCGGAGCCCGAAATCGACCACTTCGACCGGCTACCGGACTCGCTCCTCCTTTTGGTTTTCAACAAGATCGGCGACGTCAAAGCCCTAGGCCGCTGCTGCGTCGTCTCGCGCCGCTTCCACTCCCTCGTCCCGCAGGTCGAAAACGTCGTCGTCCGCGTCGACTGCGTCATCTCCGACGACgactcttcctcctcctccgccGCCTCCGACAAGTCCCGCGGCCCCTTCTGGAACCTCCTCCGCCTCGTCTTCGGCGGAATCGTGAAACCCATTCAAACCCTCGGCCAGTTTCTCGGCCCCAAACGCCCCTCCTCCTCCGCCGCCGCTACCGCCACCGCCGCCACATCCCCTTCCTCCACCTCCTCCCTCGCCGTCGGTTCCGACGAAGACTCTGACGGCGGCGTCACCCACCACTCCCCAACCCAAGTCCTCAAGAACTTCAACGAGATTCGCCTCCTCCGGATCGAGCTCCCCAGCGGCGAGCTAGGCATCGAAGACGGTGTGCTCCTCAAATGGCGCGCCGATTTCGGATCAACCCTAGACAATTGCGTCATCCTCGGCGCCTCCTCCGTTTTCCACCCTAAAGACCTAACCGACCCCACCACCACCAATTGCAACGCAAACGACGACAATGGAAGCATCCCTGACTCCTTCTACACCAACGGCGGCCTCAAACTGCGCGTCGTTTGGACCATAAGCTCCCTCATCGCCGCCTCCGCCAGACATTACTTGCTTCAACCGATAATCTCTGAGCACGCCACCCTCGACAACTTGTTGCTCACTGACGCCGATGGCCAGGGGGTGCTTTACATGAACCGGGAGCAGCTGGAGGAGCTGAGGGTGAAGCCGCTATCGGCGTCGTCGGCGTCGAAGAGGACTCTTGTCCCGGCGCTCAACATGAGGCTCTGGTACGCGCCTCACCTGGAATTACCAACTGGGGTTGTGTTGAAGGGTGCCACGCTTGTTGCTATTAGACCCAGCGAGCAATCCCCCAACACGGCCAAGAAGGAGGCGTCGGATTTGTCGTGGGTTTCGACGGCGTTTGAGGAGCCGTATAGGACGGCCGCCACAATGCTTGTCAAGAGGAGGACTTATTGCCTTGAGATGAACTCATTCTGA
- the LOC100802825 gene encoding uncharacterized protein isoform X1 has protein sequence MFCCFHSSVQTSKSKSQLRNRNTNCDSAAPHRGDSGRDGRSFNPPRSRGHCRGKGPLRSGAILRFALASNECEFWARVGSPSRTVYSISFCPKPFRVNFVMYALISMSKSVSGNGCDMESPHSQNSPRRTLSLSKKRRATASCFDPDEISSGFGLSGDHGPKPSEVYGFVGSITTVVATVIFLVWAYVPESWLQSVGISYYPSRYWALAVPTYVMVTIVLMLGFYIGLNFISTPSPASLNTVFDEFSRDPLSLECTLEDEKPIEPISDIGIDRINDIMFKNNAA, from the exons ATGTTCTGCTGCTTTCACTCTTCTGTTCAAACTTCGAAATCCAAGTCGCAGTTGCGAAACCGCAACACAAACTGCGATAGCGCCGCCCCGCACCGGGGCGATAGCGGACGCGACGGCCGCTCCTTCAATCCTCCCCGCAGCAGAGGTCATTGTCGCGGCAAGGGGCCGCTCCGCTCCGGCGCGATACTTAGATTTGCATTAGCATCAAATGAATGC GAATTTTGGGCCAGGGTTGGTAGTCCTAGCAGGACTGTCTACAGCATAAGCTTTTGTCCGAAGCCTTTTCGTGTTAATTTTG TGATGTATGCACTCATTTCTATGTCTAAGAGTGTGTCGGGGAAT GGATGTGACATGGAAAGTCCCCACTCTCAGAACAGTCCAAGAAGAACCCTCAGTCTGTCGAAAAAGCGGAGGGCAACTGCGTCCTGTTTTGACCCTGATGAGATAAGCTCTGGCTTCGGATTGTCTGGTGATCATGGCCCTAAGCCTTCTGAAGTTTATGGTTTTGTAGGTTCTATTACTACTGTTGTTGCTACAG TTATTTTCTTGGTATGGGCATATGTTCCAGAATCATGGCTACAATCTGTTGGCATCTCTTACTATCCTAGCAG ATATTGGGCTCTAGCAGTACCAACTTATGTAATGGTGACCATTGTATTGATGCTGGGATTCTACATTGGCCTTAATTTCATTTCAACACCTTCCCCTGCATCTTTAAACACAGTTTTTG ATGAATTCAGTAGGGATCCTTTGAGTCTCGAGTGTACCCTAGAAGATGAGAAACCCATCGAGCCCATTTCAGATATTGGTATTGACAGAATCAATGATATTATGTTCAAAAATAATGCAGCCTAA
- the LOC100802825 gene encoding phosphatidylinositol N-acetylglucosaminyltransferase subunit P isoform X2, translating into MLGLFFLLLILIFCTVMYALISMSKSVSGNGCDMESPHSQNSPRRTLSLSKKRRATASCFDPDEISSGFGLSGDHGPKPSEVYGFVGSITTVVATVIFLVWAYVPESWLQSVGISYYPSRYWALAVPTYVMVTIVLMLGFYIGLNFISTPSPASLNTVFDEFSRDPLSLECTLEDEKPIEPISDIGIDRINDIMFKNNAA; encoded by the exons atgctgggattatttttcttattgttaATACTGATTTTCTGTACAGTGATGTATGCACTCATTTCTATGTCTAAGAGTGTGTCGGGGAAT GGATGTGACATGGAAAGTCCCCACTCTCAGAACAGTCCAAGAAGAACCCTCAGTCTGTCGAAAAAGCGGAGGGCAACTGCGTCCTGTTTTGACCCTGATGAGATAAGCTCTGGCTTCGGATTGTCTGGTGATCATGGCCCTAAGCCTTCTGAAGTTTATGGTTTTGTAGGTTCTATTACTACTGTTGTTGCTACAG TTATTTTCTTGGTATGGGCATATGTTCCAGAATCATGGCTACAATCTGTTGGCATCTCTTACTATCCTAGCAG ATATTGGGCTCTAGCAGTACCAACTTATGTAATGGTGACCATTGTATTGATGCTGGGATTCTACATTGGCCTTAATTTCATTTCAACACCTTCCCCTGCATCTTTAAACACAGTTTTTG ATGAATTCAGTAGGGATCCTTTGAGTCTCGAGTGTACCCTAGAAGATGAGAAACCCATCGAGCCCATTTCAGATATTGGTATTGACAGAATCAATGATATTATGTTCAAAAATAATGCAGCCTAA
- the LOC100802825 gene encoding phosphatidylinositol N-acetylglucosaminyltransferase subunit P isoform X3, producing MYALISMSKSVSGNGCDMESPHSQNSPRRTLSLSKKRRATASCFDPDEISSGFGLSGDHGPKPSEVYGFVGSITTVVATVIFLVWAYVPESWLQSVGISYYPSRYWALAVPTYVMVTIVLMLGFYIGLNFISTPSPASLNTVFDEFSRDPLSLECTLEDEKPIEPISDIGIDRINDIMFKNNAA from the exons ATGTATGCACTCATTTCTATGTCTAAGAGTGTGTCGGGGAAT GGATGTGACATGGAAAGTCCCCACTCTCAGAACAGTCCAAGAAGAACCCTCAGTCTGTCGAAAAAGCGGAGGGCAACTGCGTCCTGTTTTGACCCTGATGAGATAAGCTCTGGCTTCGGATTGTCTGGTGATCATGGCCCTAAGCCTTCTGAAGTTTATGGTTTTGTAGGTTCTATTACTACTGTTGTTGCTACAG TTATTTTCTTGGTATGGGCATATGTTCCAGAATCATGGCTACAATCTGTTGGCATCTCTTACTATCCTAGCAG ATATTGGGCTCTAGCAGTACCAACTTATGTAATGGTGACCATTGTATTGATGCTGGGATTCTACATTGGCCTTAATTTCATTTCAACACCTTCCCCTGCATCTTTAAACACAGTTTTTG ATGAATTCAGTAGGGATCCTTTGAGTCTCGAGTGTACCCTAGAAGATGAGAAACCCATCGAGCCCATTTCAGATATTGGTATTGACAGAATCAATGATATTATGTTCAAAAATAATGCAGCCTAA
- the LOC100802825 gene encoding phosphatidylinositol N-acetylglucosaminyltransferase subunit P isoform X4, with product MESPHSQNSPRRTLSLSKKRRATASCFDPDEISSGFGLSGDHGPKPSEVYGFVGSITTVVATVIFLVWAYVPESWLQSVGISYYPSRYWALAVPTYVMVTIVLMLGFYIGLNFISTPSPASLNTVFDEFSRDPLSLECTLEDEKPIEPISDIGIDRINDIMFKNNAA from the exons ATGGAAAGTCCCCACTCTCAGAACAGTCCAAGAAGAACCCTCAGTCTGTCGAAAAAGCGGAGGGCAACTGCGTCCTGTTTTGACCCTGATGAGATAAGCTCTGGCTTCGGATTGTCTGGTGATCATGGCCCTAAGCCTTCTGAAGTTTATGGTTTTGTAGGTTCTATTACTACTGTTGTTGCTACAG TTATTTTCTTGGTATGGGCATATGTTCCAGAATCATGGCTACAATCTGTTGGCATCTCTTACTATCCTAGCAG ATATTGGGCTCTAGCAGTACCAACTTATGTAATGGTGACCATTGTATTGATGCTGGGATTCTACATTGGCCTTAATTTCATTTCAACACCTTCCCCTGCATCTTTAAACACAGTTTTTG ATGAATTCAGTAGGGATCCTTTGAGTCTCGAGTGTACCCTAGAAGATGAGAAACCCATCGAGCCCATTTCAGATATTGGTATTGACAGAATCAATGATATTATGTTCAAAAATAATGCAGCCTAA